Within the Corynebacterium afermentans subsp. lipophilum genome, the region GGCCTCAACCTTGTCGCGCGCGGCGGTGAGCACGGCGTCGACTTCCGTCGGGTGGTGGGCGTAGTCGTCGTAGACGCGGGTTCCGCCCACCTCGCCCTTGAACTCGAAGCGTCGGCGCACGCCGGTGAACTCGCTCAGCCCTTGGGCGAGTTTCTCCGGGGCGGCGCCCACGAGCGCCCCCGCAAGCAGCGCGGCCGCGGAGTTGAGCACCATGTGGCGGCCCGGAATCGCCAGCGTGTACAACACGTCGCCGGAGATGCGGTCGGTGCGAAGCTGCACCTCGACCACGGTGTGCTCGCCCTCTTGGCGCTCGTTGGTGACCACGGCGCCTGCCGGGATCTTCGGGTGGCGCGCGGCTGCCTCCGCGGTGCCGTATCCGGTAACCGTCAGGCCGCGCTCCAGGGCGCGTTCGCCGCAGGCGGCGGCGTTGTCGTCGTCGAGGCAGACAACCACGTGCTTGGCAATGTCCGCGAAGTCATCGAAGACCTGGAAGTACTTCTCGCGGGTGCCGTAGAAATCCAGGTGGTCCGGTTCGATGTTGGTGATCACCGCGACGTCCGGCGAGTAGCGCAGCAGCGAGGCGTCGGACTCGTCGGCCTCCGCCACGAACACGACGCCGTGGCCATGGTGCGCGTTGGTGCCGGCCCGGTTGAGCTGGCCGCCGATGGCAAACGAGGGGTCCTCCCCCGCCGCCTGCAGCGCCACCACCGCCATCGAAGTCGTGGACGTCTTGCCGTGCGTGCCCGCGAGCAGCAGCTGGGTCGATCCCTCCATCAGCTCCGCAAGCAGGTCGGAGCGGCGCAGCAGCGGAATGCCTTCACGCTTGGCGCGCACCAGCTCCGGGTTGTCCTGCGGGATCGCGGCGAAGCTGGTCACCACTGCGGTGGGCAACTCGCCGGACAGCTCCAGGTTGGCCTCTGCGTGGCCGAGCGCGACCTTGGCGCCCTTGGCTTTCAGCGCGCGCACCGGGCGGGAGTCCTTGGCGTCGGAACCGGTCACGGTGGCGCCGCGGTCCAACAGGATGTGCGCCACGCCGGACATGCCGGACCCGCCGATGCCGATGAGGTGGACTCGGGAGAGATCTGTCATTTTGTGTCCTTTCCAGCAGACGCGGCGATGCGCGCGGCAAGGTCCTCGGCAACACTGCCAGCGCCCGAATCCTCGAGCGCCGCGCGCATTGTCGCGCGAGCCTCTGGTGCAACCAGGGGCAGCAGCTTATCGACGAGCACGTCGCCGCTCAGCGCCGCATCGTCGATACGCAGGGCCGCCCCGGCGTCGACGAGGTGGGCGGAGTTGAGTCCTTGCTCGCCGTTGCCGTGTGGCAGGGGGATGTAGATGGCGGGGATGCCGGCGGCTGAGTTTTCCGCGACCGTCATCGCGCCGGAGCGGCACACGACCACGTCGGCGACGGCGTAGGCGGCCTCCATGTCGTCGATGTAGGGCACGGCCGTGTAGTGGTCGTGCGCTGCGGGCGCGTCGTTTTTGCGGCCGTAGGCGTGCAGGATCTGAAACCCCGCGCCGGTGAGCCGCTCGACGGCGTCTGCCAGTGCAGCGTTGATGCTCACCGCGCCTTGGGAGCCGCCGGTGACCAGAATGGTCGGGCGGCCCTCCTGAAGGTTCCACGTGCGCAGGCCCCGCTCGCGCTTCGCGCCGTCCGGGTCCACGCCCACGCCGGGGCGCACTGGCACGCCGACGACCTCGCCGTCCATGCCGGAATTCGGCACCGCGTTGAACCCGGTGCCGCCAATTTTGACGCCCAACTTGTTGGCCATGCCGGCCAGCGCGTTGGTCTCCAGCACGAAAAACGGCAGGCCCAGCTGCTTCGCGGCCAGGTACGCCGGGCCGGAGACGTAGCCGCCGGTGCCGAAGACGGCGGCAGCGCCGCAGCGCTTCATCGCCTGCTTTGCCTGGCGCACACTGCGTGCCAGCTTGAACGGCACGGACACGAGCTTCCACGGCTTTTTGCGCGGGATCGGCACCGGGTCGATCAGGGAGAGCTCGAATCCGCGGGCCGGCACGATGGTGGTTTCAAGGCCGCGTTCGGTGCCGAGGGCGACAACGTTGGCCCCGTAGGCGTCGCGAAGCACCTCCGCGACTGCGAGGGCGGGCTCGATGTGGCCCGCGGTGCCGCCGCCTGCGATGACGACGCTGAAGTTCTGGGAAGTCATTGCTCTCCTAACGGCGCGGGGTCCGGCGGTGCGGGGGCCTATGGTAAGCCGCGGCGACCGGCTGGGTCACCGGCGTGCCGTAGCGCTCGCGGCGCGGCGCGGCAGCTGGCGCCTGACGGCGCTGTTTCAGCGCGCGGGGCTCGGCGATGAAGAAGATGCGGTCGAACACGGGGCGGCCGTAGTTCTGCATGGACGAGATCGCGTCCGGCTCGTGACGCGCCACGGACGCCAGCACACCCATCGCGCCGAGAGTGAACACAGCCGAGGAACCGCCGGCGGACAGCATGGGCAGCTGGATGCCGGTGACCGGCAGCAGTCCCACCACGTAGGCCATGTTGATGAAAGCCTGGGAGACCACCGTGGCGGTCAGGGACGCAGCCATGAGCGTCTGGTACTGCGTCTGCGCGCGCAGCGCGGTGCGCATACCGAAGAAGCCCAGCAGCGCGAACAGGGTGATGACCAGCGCGCCGCCCCACAGGCCGAGCTCCTCGCCGATGACGGCGAAGATGAAGTCGTTGCGCGCCTCCGGCAGGTAGAACCACTTCGCGCGGGACTGGCCCAGGCCCACACCGAAGATGTGGCCGTCCGCCAGAGAGAGGAAGCCCTGGTGGGACTGGAACGCGACACCCCGGGTGTCGTCGAAGTGGCCGCGCAGCGCGTCGAAGTAGACGTGGAAGCGGTCGGAGCGGAAGCTACCGGAGAGGAAGATCACCACCAGCGCCACAACGCCCGAGGCAGCCACCACGCCGACGGCCTTCAGCGACACACCTGCAAAGAGCAGGATGAACGCCACCACGACGGCTAAAGAC harbors:
- the murC gene encoding UDP-N-acetylmuramate--L-alanine ligase; this translates as MTDLSRVHLIGIGGSGMSGVAHILLDRGATVTGSDAKDSRPVRALKAKGAKVALGHAEANLELSGELPTAVVTSFAAIPQDNPELVRAKREGIPLLRRSDLLAELMEGSTQLLLAGTHGKTSTTSMAVVALQAAGEDPSFAIGGQLNRAGTNAHHGHGVVFVAEADESDASLLRYSPDVAVITNIEPDHLDFYGTREKYFQVFDDFADIAKHVVVCLDDDNAAACGERALERGLTVTGYGTAEAAARHPKIPAGAVVTNERQEGEHTVVEVQLRTDRISGDVLYTLAIPGRHMVLNSAAALLAGALVGAAPEKLAQGLSEFTGVRRRFEFKGEVGGTRVYDDYAHHPTEVDAVLTAARDKVEAEGSGARVVVCFQPHLYSRTQEFAEEFAEALSLSDDCVLLDIFAARETPVEGVTSRIIAEKMTVPVHLEPDFSAAPSTVASLVKPGDLVLTMGAGSVTMLADEILAALQEA
- the murG gene encoding undecaprenyldiphospho-muramoylpentapeptide beta-N-acetylglucosaminyltransferase, with translation MTSQNFSVVIAGGGTAGHIEPALAVAEVLRDAYGANVVALGTERGLETTIVPARGFELSLIDPVPIPRKKPWKLVSVPFKLARSVRQAKQAMKRCGAAAVFGTGGYVSGPAYLAAKQLGLPFFVLETNALAGMANKLGVKIGGTGFNAVPNSGMDGEVVGVPVRPGVGVDPDGAKRERGLRTWNLQEGRPTILVTGGSQGAVSINAALADAVERLTGAGFQILHAYGRKNDAPAAHDHYTAVPYIDDMEAAYAVADVVVCRSGAMTVAENSAAGIPAIYIPLPHGNGEQGLNSAHLVDAGAALRIDDAALSGDVLVDKLLPLVAPEARATMRAALEDSGAGSVAEDLAARIAASAGKDTK
- a CDS encoding FtsW/RodA/SpoVE family cell cycle protein, which encodes MIRSIVLFLAGLGVVMVMSSSMATSFASSASVWSLAVRQFAMVILGLIAFWAALKTPPERLRGLSNWLMVIAILLLIAVLTPLGTGRAEVGSQSWLVVGPLRLQPSEFARVAIAMWGAKILSNKDPRRLFVPDNGFAAFISVSLLCVLLIAMQGDMGMALSLAVVVAFILLFAGVSLKAVGVVAASGVVALVVIFLSGSFRSDRFHVYFDALRGHFDDTRGVAFQSHQGFLSLADGHIFGVGLGQSRAKWFYLPEARNDFIFAVIGEELGLWGGALVITLFALLGFFGMRTALRAQTQYQTLMAASLTATVVSQAFINMAYVVGLLPVTGIQLPMLSAGGSSAVFTLGAMGVLASVARHEPDAISSMQNYGRPVFDRIFFIAEPRALKQRRQAPAAAPRRERYGTPVTQPVAAAYHRPPHRRTPRR